In one Heterodontus francisci isolate sHetFra1 chromosome 18, sHetFra1.hap1, whole genome shotgun sequence genomic region, the following are encoded:
- the LOC137379690 gene encoding ankyrin repeat and SOCS box protein 15-like isoform X1 — protein MDANTDSVNDHLTQYAIQLSIEESIEANNHSSSRCTERFLSPSQENRQIVESIRQGEVFALQQLMKHKFAFDEADERGWFPLHEAAVQPIQQVLEIVLDSSYKTIWQQRTEDGDTPLTLAATGGMLGNVQALLEKRICPNVTNNRGETPLLIAVKKNSLEMVSVLLQHGALINRPCVRRWTAMHEAAKQGHDNMVALLLRNNGSVNQKDGYGVTPVATAAAFGHCSVLEHLIHKGGDVHAQADDGASVLFEAAEGGNPDCITVLLEYGANPNEPDNSGLLPIHRAAQEGHYLALKLLILVTWKSAIKRSGINPIHSAAEGGSAQCLELLIESGFDVNALLDEEIAKSYDDKRRTALFIAVSNNDIACTELLLKGGALPNRDPLSCLLVAVRAGNHELVRLLLRYGANVNSYFMLINDTHFPTAIQYAVNDEMMLRLLLNNGYNVPMCFDCIHSDGRFLPWPMIEPKSYITSFCEFITVSWLSHLVGKVVRVLIDYVDYVSFCVKLKPVLEKQKEWPEICDIMENPRRLKHLCRLKIRKHVGQRRLQNLACLALLPLPPVLVDYILFKEYDLYGRGLDSQY, from the exons ATGGATGCAAACACTGATTCGGTCAATGACCATCTCACTCAATATGCAATCCAGCTGAGTATTGAAGAGAGTATTGAAGCCAATAATCACTCATCATCTCGGTGTACTGAAAG GTTTTTATCACCCAGCCAAGAAAACAGACAAATAGTGGAATCAATCAGGCAAG GGGAAGTCTTTGCACTACAACAGTTGATGAAACATAAATTTGCTTTTGATGAAGCGGATGAGAGGGGATGGTTTCCACTGCATGAGGCTGCTGTCCAGCCCATTCAACAAGTGCTTGAGATTGTACTGGACT CATCCTATAAAACAATTTGGCAACAGAGGACTGAAGATGGAGATACCCCACTTACTTTGGCTGCTACAGGTGGAATGTTGGGGAATGTGCAGGCTCTTTTGGAGAAGCGGATCTGTCCCAATGTCACTAACAACAGGGGAGAAACACCGCTATTGATTG CTGTGAAGAAGAATTCCCTTGAGATGGTATCAGTGCTGCTACAACATGGGGCGCTTATAAACCGGCCCTGTGTTAGACGGTGGACAGCAATGCATGAAGCAGCCAAACAAGGGCATGACAACATGGTAGCATTGCTACTGAGGAACAATGGGAGCGTTAATCAGAAGGATGGGTATGGAGTAACTCCTGTTGCCACCGCTGCTGCATTTGGACACTGCAGTGTGCTGGAGCATCTCATTCATAAAG GAGGTGATGTTCATGCTCAAGCGGATGATGGTGCCTCAGTGCTTTTTGAAGCAGCAGAAGGCGGGAATCCAGATTGTATCACTGTACTGCTGGAGTATGGAGCCAATCCCAATGAACCGGACAACTCAGGCCTGCTTCCGATCCACAGAGCAGCACAGGAGGGACATTACTT GGCCCTGAAACTTCTCATTCTGGTTacttggaaatctgcaataaagagAAGTGGGATAAATCCAATCCATTCTGCTGCTGAAGGTGGCAGTGCCCAGTGCCTCGAATTACTGATTGAAAGTGGATTTGACGTTAATGCACTTTTAGATGAAGAGATCGCCAAAAGCTATGATGACAAACGGAGAACCGCTCTGTTTATTGCCGTGTCTAATAATGATATTGCATGCACCGAACTCCTGCTGAAAGGGGGCGCATTACCAAACAGAGATCCACTGTCCTGCCTCCTTGTAGCAGTAAGAGCGGGGAATCATGAACTGGTGCGTTTGCTTCTACGTTATGGTGCCAATGTCAACAGCTACTTCATGCTGATTAATGACACTCACTTTCCCACTGCTATCCAGTATGCTGTAAATGATGAAATGATGCTGAGGCTCTTGCTCAATAACGGCTACAATGTGCCGATGTGTTTTGACTGCATACACTCTGATGGCAGGTTTCTTCCCTGGCCTATgattgaaccaaagtcctatatcaCCTCA TTCTGCGAGTTCATCACTGTTTCCTGGCTGAGTCACTTAGTCGGAAAGGTCGTACGTGTGCTGATAGATTATGTGGATTACGTTTCCTTCTGTGTGAAATTAAAACCTGTTCTTGAGAAGCAAAAGGAGTGGCCTGAGATCTGTGACATCATGG